A section of the Microbacterium sp. MM2322 genome encodes:
- a CDS encoding AraC family transcriptional regulator — protein sequence MISALTRVVEHIEAHLGDELDIATVAHAHGTTEYHLRRMFSSLAGMPLSEYVRRRRMTVAASDLVGSEDLLTIAVRYGYGSTEAFARAFQAVHGAPPSAVRRDGGPLRTQPQLRFRLTVEGSSPMDTRIVDHPAFRLIGHAARVPLIHRGANPAIQAHIASLPPAEHARLKGLSDTEPAGLLQVSDGVDPDYAEGTELTYLHGVARAAESSVPPDLDVIEVPAGTWAVFRSSGAYPDALQTVWAATATDWFPANPWRLRPGPSIVSILERGEDFSTATCELWLPVEREPQP from the coding sequence GTGATCAGCGCACTGACCCGCGTCGTCGAGCACATCGAGGCGCATCTCGGCGACGAGCTCGACATCGCCACCGTGGCCCACGCGCACGGCACGACCGAGTACCACCTGCGTCGGATGTTCTCGTCGCTCGCCGGGATGCCGCTGTCGGAGTACGTCCGGCGTCGGCGGATGACGGTCGCGGCGAGCGACCTCGTCGGGTCCGAGGACCTGCTGACGATCGCGGTGCGCTATGGCTACGGCTCGACCGAGGCGTTCGCCCGCGCGTTCCAGGCCGTGCACGGCGCCCCGCCGTCTGCCGTGAGGCGAGACGGCGGCCCCCTCCGCACACAACCGCAGCTCAGGTTCCGCCTGACCGTAGAAGGGAGCAGCCCCATGGACACCCGTATCGTCGACCACCCCGCTTTCCGCCTCATCGGGCACGCCGCACGCGTGCCACTGATCCACCGCGGGGCGAACCCCGCCATCCAGGCGCACATCGCGTCGCTGCCACCCGCCGAACACGCTCGCTTGAAGGGGCTGAGCGATACCGAGCCCGCCGGGCTGCTGCAGGTGAGCGACGGCGTCGACCCCGACTATGCGGAGGGGACCGAGCTGACGTATCTGCACGGGGTCGCGCGCGCCGCGGAAAGCTCCGTGCCGCCGGATCTCGACGTCATCGAGGTCCCCGCGGGCACCTGGGCGGTGTTCCGCTCGAGCGGGGCATACCCCGATGCGCTGCAGACGGTGTGGGCGGCGACGGCGACGGACTGGTTCCCGGCGAACCCGTGGCGGCTGCGCCCGGGGCCGTCGATCGTCTCGATCCTGGAGCGAGGGGAGGACTTCTCGACGGCGACGTGCGAGCTGTGGCTGCCGGTGGAGCGTGAGCCTCAGCCGTAG
- a CDS encoding acyl-CoA dehydrogenase family protein: MERNIYDEDHEAFRDVVKEFIKRYVTNEKREQWDAAGEIDRATMLAAGEAGVIGLSVPEEFGGAGMLQDYRFRTVVNEEIIRAGAGSLAGAFGIQDDLAVPYLVHMGTQEQKQTWLPRMATGEVLGALAMTEPGAGSDLRGISTTAKKTDGGYIVNGAKTFISSGTTADIFVVFVKTGEGNRPDAFSLLLLEADMAGFDHGKKLHKMGFQGHDTAELSFTDVFVPDANLIGGEEGKGFIQLMMNLPLERLSIGVAGAAAAQAGVEWTIAYTKDREAFGQRIIDFQNTRFTMADLVTTVDVMWAYIDRAIALYGESKLSAEDAAQVKFWATEREWEVLDACVQLHGGYGYIMEYPIARAFLDARVHRIYGGTNEIMRDIVSRQIAGKR; the protein is encoded by the coding sequence ATGGAGCGGAACATCTACGACGAGGACCACGAAGCGTTCCGCGACGTCGTCAAAGAATTCATCAAGCGGTACGTCACGAACGAGAAGCGCGAACAGTGGGATGCCGCGGGTGAGATCGACCGCGCGACGATGCTCGCGGCGGGCGAAGCCGGTGTCATCGGTCTGAGCGTCCCCGAGGAGTTCGGCGGCGCGGGAATGCTGCAGGACTACCGCTTCCGCACCGTCGTGAACGAAGAGATCATCCGGGCGGGGGCCGGCTCGCTCGCCGGCGCCTTCGGCATCCAGGACGACCTCGCCGTCCCGTACCTCGTGCACATGGGCACCCAGGAGCAGAAGCAGACCTGGCTGCCCCGCATGGCGACCGGTGAGGTCCTCGGCGCGCTGGCCATGACCGAGCCCGGCGCGGGATCCGACCTCCGCGGCATCTCGACCACGGCGAAGAAGACCGACGGCGGCTACATCGTCAACGGCGCGAAGACATTCATCTCGTCGGGGACGACCGCGGACATCTTCGTCGTCTTCGTGAAGACGGGCGAGGGCAACCGGCCCGACGCCTTCTCGCTGCTGCTGCTCGAAGCCGACATGGCCGGGTTCGACCACGGCAAGAAGCTGCACAAGATGGGCTTCCAGGGGCACGACACCGCCGAGCTCAGCTTCACCGACGTCTTCGTTCCCGACGCGAACCTCATCGGCGGCGAGGAGGGCAAGGGCTTCATCCAGCTGATGATGAACCTGCCGCTCGAGCGCCTCTCGATCGGCGTCGCGGGCGCCGCAGCCGCACAGGCCGGCGTCGAGTGGACGATCGCCTACACGAAGGACCGCGAGGCCTTCGGTCAGCGGATCATCGACTTCCAGAACACGCGCTTCACGATGGCGGACCTCGTCACGACGGTCGACGTCATGTGGGCCTACATCGACCGGGCGATCGCGCTCTACGGTGAGAGCAAGCTCTCGGCGGAGGATGCCGCGCAGGTCAAGTTCTGGGCGACCGAGCGCGAGTGGGAGGTGCTCGACGCGTGCGTCCAGCTCCACGGCGGGTACGGCTACATCATGGAGTACCCGATCGCGCGCGCCTTCCTGGACGCCCGCGTCCACCGCATCTACGGCGGCACGAACGAGATCATGCGCGACATCGTGTCGCGCCAGATCGCCGGCAAGCGCTGA
- a CDS encoding GntR family transcriptional regulator, with amino-acid sequence MVDAATYWPAELFADLDRTGPVPLYFQVSSRLEAAIHSGAIPAGGRLENEIAIGQRLGLSRPTIRRAIQELVDKGLLVRRRGIGTQVVQGQVTRAVELTSLYEDLKNSSHVPATRVLGHDVVPASEIVAQSLGLSVGDDVVFVRRQRSTDGVPVAVLENYLPLEFADITREQLEEHGLYEIMRARGVTIRVAKQKIGARSARGDEGELLDIDSNGPVLTMERVAFDDSGRACEYGHHCYRPDLYSFETTLVAK; translated from the coding sequence GTGGTCGATGCCGCCACCTACTGGCCCGCGGAACTCTTCGCCGACCTGGACCGCACCGGCCCGGTGCCGCTGTACTTCCAGGTCTCCAGCAGGCTCGAAGCCGCCATCCACTCCGGCGCGATCCCCGCGGGAGGCCGCCTCGAGAACGAGATCGCGATCGGCCAGCGACTCGGGCTGTCGCGCCCCACGATTCGCCGGGCGATCCAGGAGCTCGTCGACAAGGGGCTGCTCGTGCGGCGCCGGGGCATCGGGACGCAGGTCGTCCAGGGTCAGGTCACGCGCGCGGTCGAACTGACGAGCCTGTACGAGGACTTGAAGAACTCCTCGCACGTTCCCGCGACCCGTGTGCTGGGGCACGACGTCGTGCCCGCGTCCGAGATCGTCGCCCAGAGCCTCGGGCTGAGCGTCGGCGACGATGTCGTCTTCGTTCGGCGTCAGCGGAGCACCGACGGCGTCCCGGTCGCCGTCCTCGAAAACTACCTTCCGCTGGAGTTCGCCGACATCACGCGCGAGCAGCTCGAGGAGCACGGCCTCTACGAGATCATGCGCGCGCGGGGCGTCACCATCCGCGTCGCGAAGCAGAAGATCGGCGCCCGGAGCGCCCGCGGCGACGAGGGCGAACTGCTCGACATCGACTCGAACGGCCCGGTCCTCACGATGGAGCGCGTCGCGTTCGACGACTCCGGTCGCGCATGCGAGTACGGCCACCACTGCTACCGCCCCGACCTCTACAGCTTCGAGACGACGCTCGTCGCCAAGTAG
- the iolC gene encoding 5-dehydro-2-deoxygluconokinase — translation MTSRAIAPEVLSIGRLGVDIYPLQTGVGLEEVSTFGKFLGGSAANVAVAAARYGHDVSLVSRVGDDPFGRYLRAELDRLSVNPDLVSVDGTYKTPLTLCEIFPPDDFPLYFYREPKAPDLEVTPDQLPDEVLKEASIFWLTVTGLSQEPSRATHLDALRRRGRSRHTILDLDYRPMFWPDPAEATAQVSAALEHVTVAVGNREECMVAVGETDPMRAADALLDRGLELAIVKQGPDGVLAKTRDETVVAPPHFVDVVNGLGAGDAFGGALCHGLLSGWDLEPILRFANAAGAIVASRLECSTAMPTADEVEAILSAGSAT, via the coding sequence ATGACCTCTCGCGCCATCGCCCCGGAGGTCCTGTCGATCGGACGACTCGGCGTCGACATCTACCCGCTGCAGACCGGCGTCGGCCTCGAAGAGGTCTCGACCTTCGGCAAGTTCCTCGGTGGCAGCGCCGCCAACGTCGCCGTGGCCGCCGCCCGTTACGGCCACGATGTCTCACTCGTCTCGCGCGTCGGTGACGACCCGTTCGGCCGGTACCTCCGCGCGGAACTCGACCGGCTGTCGGTGAACCCCGACCTCGTCAGCGTCGACGGCACCTACAAGACGCCGCTCACGCTCTGCGAGATCTTCCCGCCCGACGACTTCCCGCTGTACTTCTACCGCGAGCCGAAGGCGCCCGACCTCGAGGTCACGCCCGACCAGCTGCCCGACGAGGTGCTGAAAGAGGCATCCATCTTCTGGCTCACCGTCACCGGCCTCAGCCAGGAGCCCAGCCGCGCCACGCATCTCGACGCCCTGCGGCGCCGGGGTCGGTCACGGCACACGATCCTCGATCTCGACTACCGGCCCATGTTCTGGCCGGACCCCGCCGAGGCGACCGCACAGGTGTCCGCCGCTCTCGAGCACGTCACGGTCGCCGTCGGCAACCGCGAGGAGTGCATGGTCGCGGTCGGCGAGACCGATCCGATGCGCGCCGCCGATGCGCTCCTCGACCGCGGCCTCGAGCTCGCGATCGTGAAACAGGGGCCCGACGGGGTTCTCGCGAAGACTCGTGACGAGACGGTCGTCGCGCCGCCCCACTTCGTCGACGTGGTCAACGGACTCGGCGCGGGCGATGCGTTCGGCGGCGCACTCTGCCACGGTCTGCTGAGCGGCTGGGACCTGGAGCCGATCCTCCGCTTCGCCAACGCAGCGGGCGCCATCGTGGCATCGCGCTTGGAATGTTCGACGGCGATGCCGACGGCCGACGAGGTCGAGGCGATCCTGAGCGCGGGGAGCGCGACATGA
- a CDS encoding deoxyribose-phosphate aldolase, whose translation MSDRVISEAAFARLRQLRAFDPESIRHAVATRTRRHLDRGDGRLFIVAADHPARGALAVGSDATAMADRYELIERLAIALSRPGVDGVLGTPDIIDDLAALGLLDGKIVVGSMNRGGLRGSSFEMDDRYGAYDVPSMISANLDFAKALVRINLDDPATAATLEATARAVTAAAGAGIPIMLEPFMSTWNDGRIVNDLSTDAVILSVAIAAGLGGSSAYTWMKLPVVPDMERVMAATTLPTLLLGGDSGDDPDETFASWQDALSLPGVRGLTVGRTLLYPPDGDTAAAVDIAAGLVHSSLLTKEQS comes from the coding sequence ATGAGCGACCGAGTCATCAGCGAGGCGGCCTTCGCCCGGCTCCGGCAGCTGCGCGCCTTCGACCCCGAGTCGATCCGTCACGCCGTCGCGACCCGCACCCGCCGTCACCTCGACAGGGGCGACGGCCGGCTCTTCATCGTCGCTGCCGACCATCCCGCCCGCGGCGCCCTCGCGGTGGGGTCGGATGCCACGGCCATGGCCGACCGCTACGAACTGATCGAGCGCCTCGCCATCGCGCTCAGCCGACCCGGTGTCGACGGCGTGCTCGGGACGCCCGACATCATCGACGACCTCGCCGCCCTGGGCCTGCTCGACGGAAAGATCGTCGTCGGATCGATGAACCGCGGCGGACTCCGGGGGTCGTCCTTCGAGATGGACGACCGCTACGGCGCCTACGACGTGCCCTCAATGATCTCCGCGAATCTCGACTTCGCGAAGGCGCTCGTCCGCATCAACCTCGACGACCCGGCGACCGCGGCGACCCTCGAGGCGACGGCGCGTGCCGTCACCGCTGCGGCGGGCGCCGGCATCCCGATCATGCTCGAACCGTTCATGAGCACGTGGAACGACGGCCGGATCGTCAACGACCTGTCGACGGATGCCGTCATCCTCTCGGTCGCGATCGCGGCGGGCCTCGGCGGGTCGAGCGCGTACACCTGGATGAAGTTGCCCGTCGTTCCCGACATGGAACGGGTCATGGCCGCCACGACGCTGCCGACCCTTCTGCTCGGCGGCGACTCGGGAGACGACCCCGACGAGACGTTCGCCTCGTGGCAGGACGCTCTCTCGCTTCCCGGCGTCCGCGGTCTCACTGTCGGCCGCACCCTCCTCTACCCGCCCGACGGCGACACCGCGGCGGCGGTCGACATCGCCGCGGGCCTCGTCCACTCCTCCCTCCTCACGAAGGAACAGTCATGA
- a CDS encoding CoA-acylating methylmalonate-semialdehyde dehydrogenase has product MSTFSTQNRVIGHWIGGAHRASTSGRTAPVYNPATGAVQAEVALADQAEIDAAIAAADEGFRTWSAFSIAKRQTVMFAFRELLNARKGELAELITSEHGKVVSDAMGEILRGQEVVELATGFPHLIKGAYSENASTGIDVYSIKQPLGVVGVISPFNFPVMVPLWFAPIAIAAGNAVILKPSEKDPSAALWLAELWQEAGLPAGVFTVLQGDKLAVDGLLHSPVVQSISFVGSTPIAQYIYETASRNGKRVQALGGAKNHMLVLPDADLDLVADQAVNAGFGAAGERCMAISVVLAVEPVADELIAKVTERIAKLTIGNGAGQDGVEPDMGPLITDVHRDKVSSYVDIAEADGATVVVDGRGFTVEGHEDGFFFGPTLLDNVPTTSRAYTEEIFGPVLSVIRVESYDEGLALINSGEFGNGTAIFTNDGGAARRFQHEVQVGMIGINVPIPVPVAYHSFGGWKKSLFGDAKAYGVQGFDFFTREKAITSRWLDPATRALGDQGGINLGFPQNN; this is encoded by the coding sequence ATGAGCACCTTCTCCACCCAGAACCGCGTCATCGGCCACTGGATCGGCGGCGCGCACCGCGCGTCCACGAGCGGACGGACGGCTCCCGTCTACAACCCCGCGACCGGTGCGGTCCAGGCCGAGGTCGCCCTCGCCGACCAGGCCGAGATCGACGCTGCGATCGCCGCCGCCGACGAGGGCTTCCGCACCTGGTCGGCTTTCTCGATCGCGAAGCGGCAGACGGTCATGTTCGCGTTCCGCGAGCTGCTGAACGCCCGCAAGGGCGAGCTCGCCGAGCTCATCACGAGCGAGCACGGCAAGGTCGTCTCCGACGCGATGGGTGAGATCCTCCGCGGCCAGGAGGTCGTCGAGCTCGCGACCGGGTTCCCGCACCTCATCAAGGGCGCGTACTCCGAGAACGCTTCGACGGGGATCGACGTGTACTCGATCAAGCAGCCCCTCGGCGTCGTCGGCGTCATCTCGCCGTTCAATTTCCCCGTCATGGTCCCGCTGTGGTTCGCACCCATCGCGATCGCGGCGGGCAACGCCGTCATCCTGAAGCCGAGTGAGAAGGACCCCTCGGCAGCGCTGTGGCTCGCCGAACTGTGGCAGGAGGCGGGCCTTCCCGCCGGTGTCTTCACGGTGCTCCAGGGCGACAAGCTCGCCGTCGACGGTCTGCTCCACAGCCCCGTCGTGCAGTCGATCTCGTTCGTCGGCTCGACCCCGATCGCGCAGTACATCTACGAGACGGCATCCCGGAACGGCAAGCGGGTGCAGGCGCTCGGCGGGGCGAAGAACCACATGCTCGTCCTCCCCGACGCCGACCTCGACCTCGTGGCCGACCAGGCCGTCAACGCCGGTTTCGGCGCGGCGGGGGAGCGGTGCATGGCGATCAGCGTCGTGCTGGCCGTCGAGCCCGTCGCAGACGAACTGATCGCGAAGGTCACCGAGCGCATCGCGAAGCTCACGATCGGCAACGGCGCGGGCCAGGACGGCGTCGAGCCCGACATGGGTCCGCTGATCACCGACGTCCACCGCGACAAGGTGTCGTCGTACGTCGACATCGCCGAGGCCGACGGGGCGACGGTCGTCGTCGACGGCCGCGGCTTCACGGTCGAGGGGCACGAGGACGGCTTCTTCTTCGGTCCGACGCTGCTCGACAACGTCCCGACCACGTCGCGCGCCTACACGGAGGAGATCTTCGGACCGGTGCTGTCGGTCATCCGCGTCGAGAGCTACGACGAGGGTCTCGCTCTCATCAACTCCGGTGAGTTCGGCAACGGGACCGCGATCTTCACCAACGACGGCGGTGCCGCACGCCGGTTCCAGCACGAGGTGCAGGTCGGCATGATCGGCATCAACGTGCCGATCCCCGTGCCCGTCGCGTACCACTCGTTCGGTGGCTGGAAGAAGTCCCTCTTCGGCGACGCGAAGGCTTACGGTGTCCAGGGGTTCGATTTCTTCACCCGAGAGAAGGCCATCACCAGCCGGTGGCTCGACCCCGCCACGCGAGCCCTCGGCGACCAGGGTGGCATCAACCTCGGGTTCCCCCAGAACAACTGA
- the iolB gene encoding 5-deoxy-glucuronate isomerase, which produces MSIENTWFHRRGDLAAGGWESVVGRETPGWQHTGIRVADLTEGDAVELAETDVERIIVPLAGSFEIVHVDADHAHGADREWTRLHGRRSVFDGPTDVLYLPVGRTATLTGRGRVAVAEAPASVRHPWRYIAAAETPVELRGAGSSSRQVHNFGTPQALDADRLIVCEVITPADNWSSYPPHKHDEHVPGHESRLEEIYYFESAPVAGSAASAETAFGMFSTYSSPAGEIDINAMVRTGDIALVPYGYHGPAVAAPGYDLYYLNVMAGPDPDRAWLISDDPAHAWVRDTWAEQDVDPRLPYPTEEGRS; this is translated from the coding sequence ATGAGCATCGAGAACACCTGGTTCCACCGCCGCGGCGACCTGGCCGCAGGCGGCTGGGAGAGCGTCGTCGGTCGGGAGACGCCCGGCTGGCAGCACACCGGCATCCGTGTCGCCGACCTCACCGAGGGCGACGCGGTGGAACTCGCCGAGACCGATGTCGAGCGCATCATCGTGCCGCTCGCGGGATCGTTCGAGATCGTCCACGTCGATGCCGACCACGCACACGGCGCCGACCGCGAGTGGACGAGGCTGCACGGTCGCCGGTCGGTGTTCGACGGCCCGACCGACGTGCTCTACCTGCCGGTCGGGCGCACCGCCACCCTCACGGGCCGGGGCCGCGTGGCCGTCGCGGAGGCCCCGGCATCCGTTCGTCACCCGTGGCGCTACATCGCCGCCGCGGAAACTCCGGTCGAGCTCCGCGGAGCGGGATCGTCGAGCCGTCAGGTGCACAACTTCGGGACGCCGCAGGCGCTGGATGCCGACCGCCTCATCGTCTGCGAAGTGATCACCCCCGCCGACAACTGGTCGTCGTACCCGCCGCACAAGCACGACGAGCACGTTCCGGGGCACGAGTCGCGCCTCGAGGAGATCTACTACTTCGAGTCGGCGCCGGTGGCAGGGTCCGCGGCATCCGCTGAAACCGCCTTCGGGATGTTCAGCACCTACTCGTCGCCCGCGGGCGAGATCGACATCAACGCGATGGTGCGGACGGGCGACATCGCCCTCGTGCCCTACGGCTACCACGGCCCCGCCGTCGCTGCGCCGGGCTACGACCTGTACTACCTGAACGTCATGGCCGGGCCCGATCCCGACCGGGCATGGCTCATCAGCGACGACCCCGCGCACGCGTGGGTCCGCGACACATGGGCGGAGCAGGACGTCGATCCGCGACTCCCGTACCCGACAGAGGAAGGCCGATCCTGA
- the iolD gene encoding 3D-(3,5/4)-trihydroxycyclohexane-1,2-dione acylhydrolase (decyclizing) yields the protein MAETKRMTVSQALIEFLAHQWTVDGDVRERTIPGVFGIFGHGNVAGIGQALTQLNVHDPDLMPYHQARNEQAMVHQAVGYARMHRRRGTYAAAASVGPGAANMLTGAALATTNRLPALLLPSDTFATRVADPVLQQLEQPWDIGLTVNDAFRPLSKFFDRVQRPEQLYSIALAAMRVLTDPAETGAVTIALPEDVQAEALDVPIEFLQDREWHIRRPLPERGPLERAVAAIRSAKTPFIVAGGGVIYSEAEEQLRAFVEATGIPVGTTQAGGGSLAWDHPQYLGGVGATGSLAANRLAAEADVVIGIGTRYSDFTTASRTAFQNPNVVFVNINVAAFDAYKHGSELPVIADAREALIALARELEGFRVSAEHAEQIARQKAEWDEIVDGAFARSGADRPGQPEIIHAVHAATDPRDVIVQAAGSLPGDLHKLWRVRDSLGYHVEYAFSCMGYEIAGGLGAKRGLEAAGDDRDVIVMVGDGSYLMLNSELVTAVAEGIKIIVVLIQNHGFASIGHLSETVGSQRFGTQYRTYDPAAKNFQGGDVLPVDLAMNARSYGLEVVEIAEGPDAAANLTAAVAAAKASDRSTFIHINSDPLVYAPDNAGWWDVPVPEVSTIESTQRAREAYVGERAAQRPLLGGGQR from the coding sequence ATGGCAGAGACGAAGCGGATGACGGTCAGCCAGGCGCTCATCGAGTTCCTGGCCCACCAGTGGACGGTCGACGGCGACGTGCGCGAGCGCACGATCCCCGGGGTCTTCGGCATCTTCGGTCACGGCAACGTCGCCGGCATCGGTCAGGCGCTCACGCAGCTGAACGTCCACGATCCCGACCTCATGCCGTACCACCAGGCCCGCAACGAGCAGGCGATGGTGCACCAGGCCGTCGGCTACGCCCGGATGCACCGCCGCCGCGGCACGTATGCGGCCGCGGCATCCGTCGGTCCGGGCGCGGCCAACATGCTCACGGGAGCCGCCCTCGCGACGACCAACCGCCTGCCCGCGCTGCTGCTGCCGAGCGACACGTTCGCGACGCGCGTCGCCGACCCCGTGCTGCAGCAGCTCGAGCAGCCGTGGGACATCGGGCTCACGGTCAACGACGCGTTCCGTCCGCTCTCGAAGTTCTTCGACCGCGTGCAGCGGCCCGAGCAGCTCTACTCGATCGCGCTCGCCGCGATGCGGGTGCTCACCGACCCCGCCGAGACCGGCGCCGTCACGATCGCGCTCCCCGAGGACGTCCAGGCCGAGGCGCTCGACGTGCCGATCGAGTTCCTGCAGGACCGGGAGTGGCACATCCGCCGGCCGCTCCCCGAGCGCGGACCGCTCGAGCGGGCGGTCGCCGCGATCCGCTCGGCGAAGACGCCGTTCATCGTCGCGGGCGGCGGCGTCATCTACTCCGAGGCCGAGGAGCAGCTCCGTGCGTTCGTCGAGGCCACCGGCATCCCCGTCGGCACGACGCAGGCCGGCGGCGGGTCCCTCGCCTGGGACCACCCGCAGTACCTCGGCGGGGTCGGCGCGACCGGCTCGCTCGCGGCCAACCGGCTCGCCGCCGAGGCCGACGTCGTCATCGGGATCGGCACGCGCTACAGCGACTTCACGACGGCGTCGCGGACCGCGTTCCAGAACCCGAACGTCGTGTTCGTCAACATCAATGTGGCCGCCTTCGACGCCTACAAGCACGGGTCGGAACTCCCGGTCATCGCCGATGCTCGGGAGGCTCTGATCGCGCTGGCGCGGGAGCTCGAGGGCTTCCGCGTCTCGGCGGAGCACGCCGAGCAGATCGCCCGTCAGAAGGCCGAGTGGGACGAGATCGTCGACGGCGCCTTCGCGCGGTCGGGCGCCGACCGCCCGGGCCAGCCCGAGATCATCCACGCGGTCCACGCCGCGACCGACCCGCGCGACGTGATCGTGCAGGCGGCCGGATCGCTGCCCGGCGACCTCCACAAGCTGTGGCGCGTGCGGGACTCGCTCGGCTATCACGTCGAGTACGCGTTCTCGTGCATGGGCTACGAGATCGCCGGCGGCCTCGGCGCCAAGCGTGGACTCGAAGCCGCGGGCGACGACCGCGACGTCATCGTGATGGTGGGCGACGGGTCGTACCTGATGCTCAACAGCGAGCTCGTGACGGCGGTCGCCGAGGGCATCAAGATCATCGTGGTCCTCATCCAGAACCACGGCTTTGCCTCGATCGGCCACCTCTCCGAGACCGTCGGGTCGCAGCGCTTCGGCACGCAGTACCGCACCTACGACCCGGCGGCGAAGAACTTCCAGGGCGGCGACGTGCTCCCCGTCGACCTCGCGATGAACGCCCGCAGCTACGGGCTCGAGGTCGTCGAGATCGCGGAGGGACCGGATGCCGCGGCGAACCTGACCGCCGCGGTCGCCGCCGCGAAGGCATCCGACCGCTCGACCTTCATCCACATCAACAGTGATCCGCTCGTCTACGCGCCCGACAACGCCGGATGGTGGGACGTGCCCGTTCCGGAGGTGTCGACCATCGAGTCCACGCAACGGGCCCGCGAAGCCTACGTCGGCGAACGCGCCGCGCAGCGCCCCCTCCTCGGGGGAGGTCAGCGATGA
- a CDS encoding sugar phosphate isomerase/epimerase: MKAVVAGAPVSFGVFELTPEGAETISPDAMMAALAEADYAGIDLGPLGFLGENAALRDRLERFGLGLAGGWVQLPFSDDEAFAAALPDLRAALRQFSAGADAGAGPLPLPTLADDGSSLRRGAPGRGAEVDRLDADAWGRLTDNVARAARLVRDAGFEPTFHHHAGTFVESPDEIDRFVADTDVDLTLDTGHLFIAGGDPLAAVERWGDRINHLHLKDVDLAALRRVLAAGGGMPEVWSGGSFVAFGQGDIDLAAVMTALDARGYEGWVVVEQDVLNGPDVALDAFVTARSADQITNRDALRAWV; encoded by the coding sequence ATGAAGGCGGTCGTCGCCGGTGCACCGGTCAGCTTCGGCGTCTTCGAGCTGACCCCCGAGGGCGCCGAGACGATCTCGCCCGACGCGATGATGGCGGCACTCGCCGAGGCGGACTACGCCGGCATCGACCTGGGTCCCCTCGGCTTCTTGGGCGAGAACGCGGCGCTCCGTGACCGCCTCGAGCGGTTCGGCCTCGGGCTTGCCGGCGGCTGGGTGCAGCTGCCGTTCTCGGACGACGAGGCGTTCGCCGCAGCCCTCCCCGACCTGCGCGCCGCGCTCCGGCAGTTCTCGGCGGGTGCCGACGCCGGCGCCGGCCCCCTGCCGCTGCCGACTCTCGCCGACGACGGCTCCTCGCTCCGCCGTGGCGCACCGGGTCGCGGCGCCGAGGTCGACCGGCTCGACGCGGATGCCTGGGGCCGCCTCACCGACAACGTCGCCCGCGCCGCGCGCCTCGTCCGCGACGCCGGGTTCGAGCCGACGTTCCACCACCACGCCGGGACGTTCGTCGAGTCGCCCGACGAGATCGACCGATTCGTCGCCGACACCGACGTCGACCTGACCCTCGACACCGGTCACCTCTTCATCGCGGGCGGCGACCCGCTCGCCGCCGTCGAGCGCTGGGGCGACCGCATCAACCACCTGCACCTCAAGGACGTCGACCTCGCCGCCCTCCGCCGGGTGCTCGCCGCCGGCGGCGGGATGCCGGAGGTCTGGTCGGGCGGATCGTTCGTCGCCTTCGGCCAGGGCGACATCGACCTCGCCGCCGTCATGACCGCCCTCGACGCCCGCGGGTACGAAGGCTGGGTCGTCGTCGAGCAGGACGTGCTCAACGGACCCGACGTCGCGCTCGACGCCTTCGTCACCGCCCGCTCCGCCGATCAGATCACCAACCGCGACGCCCTGCGCGCGTGGGTGTGA